The Dermacentor andersoni chromosome 1, qqDerAnde1_hic_scaffold, whole genome shotgun sequence genomic interval gCCTCCTGAGCTTTCCTGAGCAATATCTCATTTTCTAAGCAGAGGTGTTCATTAATGTAGATTGGATCAGTATCCTCTAAAGACACGTGACTCGTGTTTAGTCTTGTTTTCTTAGCTGCAGAAAAATTTGTCACGGGATGTCCTGTTTGCGAATCTTACCACAACATTTGGTTTATCCTTATCCGTAGATGGGACACGATGGGCCACATCAATGTCTCCATCAGTCAACTCAATTCCCAGGCAAGTGGCCATTACATCCACTGTCGCCTTTAGATTATCGTCTGCAGTACGAGGAAGCCCAAGGATTTCCACGTCCGTGTTCCTTCCGTGCTGTTTAAGTTCAATTACCTCCCTCTTAGCGTAAGGCGATTGTCTGGTCATCTCTTGCTTTTGTTTCGCAACCTCTTGGTTTTTAGTCTTCACTTCCGTTAGCTCCCGTCGAAAGCTCTCGACTTCTTTCTTACACTTTTCAAATCTAACATTCATGAATTCGACAGACTCACGCATTTTACCAACCTGGTCTTTGATTTCCGAGTTCCACTCCCCAACCTTGCCAACCTGAAGTTTAATATCAACTGCGATGGAATTTATGACCTTGACAACCTCTTTGATATTACTAGGAGCCTTCTCAGCAAGCGCCTTCACTTCATTAATACGACCGCGATGTGCGTCTGCCATATGGTTATGAAAGCCCAGCTATAGCGTAACAGCAAGTGAAAACACAACAATGCAACACCTCACAAAAGACGCGACGCTGACAAGCACTTATGCCAGCGGCAGCGGCATTGCgtaataggcaaaaaaaaaagtacaaccaACCTGAAAAACAGACGAGCGCTGTTAGCCTACGTCCGTgagccgctgccgctgctgccaaagtgaACAGTTCCAGGCCCACCAACCACCAACGACAAGACTTAAGAAGTTGCGTCCGTTGTTTACAGATGGTGGGAGCTGCAATGACGGAAGTGCGATGGAAGAGATGGGTTTCAAATTCCAAAAATGGGCTGTGGCACGTCAGAAGACGCCGTCAGTCTGTCGACGTACGCCAGCCTGTTATTGCAGCCGAGCCTGAATCCAGGGCAACGCGGCAGGTCTTCCCTTACAACGTCGAAGTGCTGGTCGCCAAGTGAAAAACAAACGAGCGCTGTTAGCCTACGTCTGTGAGCCGCTGCCGCCACTGCCAATTGCAAAGTCATACGCATCGTTCGTCAACACGGTGTAACCTGCACTCGAAGGGCCGGGAGCAGAGTCCGACGACAAGTCCGCTGACTTCAGTGTAGAGAAAATCCGCTGGACCTTCATGCCAAGACAGGTGAACAGAATCGCTCTGCGGCGTTTGGCTGGAAATTTGAAGCTCCGCAAGCCACCATATACGTCTCCAAGGCCTGCTTCCACTGGTCCCATGGGATCGTCTGATGACCAGGAAAGGAGGTGACCAGGAAAGGAGGAGGACCAGGCTGGAAAGGTGGCGGCGGTTGTAATCCCGGAACACTCATTGTCCTTATCTAGCAGAGAAAATCACCAGAAAACTTGCCCTTGCATGGATTGaatcctcgtcgccaatatgttGTAGTTAGAAGATAGAAGAACGATGCAATCGATGCATGTATAtcatcttcctttcttcattgtgCCCACGCGACTTCCTTCTTCCATATAAGACACATACTTAGACAATCCCCAGAGGAGTTCTTgcgtgatgtttttttttgttttatacattaatttctttacaaCATTTAGTATTACGTGACGGACGTAGCGGCGGGTGGAgggtttcctcgttgggcagTCATAAAAATGCTTTCGCGTTTAAAAACAAAAGATTATGCACCAAACCGCAGTTGCTAGTTAGGAACCCGTCTAGCATGCATTCTTAGAAGCTGGTTATTTCTGGCACTATGTTGCGCTATGGGTGGCGCTCCCCTTACCACTGTGCGTTACCTGTACGCGGGAGTTAATTAACCCGTACTTCGAGTGCCACTCCCTTAAGGAGCAGTTCGGAACCTCGTGCAGCGTCTTTTAGTCGCAGACGCTACGAGTAGTGGTACTATcgcgttcaatatgagctgcaacacgcgAGGCGTGGCTGAAGCAATGCTTTCGAGAATAAGTGTAGAGGGTGTCGCCATTAGAACAATGCGCATACCCCCTGCTTTCCGTCGTCTGCTTTCTTGGCGGAGCGATTGTAGCGCCCACCGACGCCGCTAACGGGGATGCTGAGGTCGGCGCTGTCAGCCGGCGCCTTGGTTCCCGACACGATAATAGACTGGCCCACCGAACAGCTATCGTTCTAACGCGAATAAAAAAAACATCatgaaccattccactctgtgaaggtggatgaccagcgaagctgtttagcgcgcgacacagaggtgacccagaatattgaacaatggtacgaacatatttattgtccttacctgtggtcatcgtggcgatatagttacgcacacacattcgtgtatcacctctgttattaaatgtgtccgtcacgtaagacaatgagcaGCTCAAACCCCTTCAAGCGATGCCTaaccccgtaaacgcggcctccccattatgacgacagaagagaagtgacaTTCTACGCTGAAATGATGAGCGgaaacggagccagctgtggaagacgacgacgctcgagccattgctcatgatgatagttttttgcacaatGGAGCCAGTGTGGAAGAAGACGACTACGAACGCGCGTGCAGCGACACTAGCGGGTTTGCGCAGTTGGTGCCGATAAGTTTTTAACAGTCTTTTTAgaaaaagttgtacaaaacattttgTTCAAAAGCAACCGTTCTTATCCTCGTGCCTGGGACATCTTTGGGTCCcccgtgtgacaagggtagttcaagggtgcgttacaggtcccgagcccacaggggtaggtgccattgagcttggaccctccCTGAACTATCACCAGGACCGGCCAAcgtgatgatttgtttttgtcaacatctcgggaACACATTTTTTTcgagatcctagccatagacagcttcgctgtaaaggcgAATACATACGAAGCTAAGGCAGTGCGCGCCATGACAAAGCATGCTGCGTTAAGGACTTGCGGGCTGCTCTGCGGCCTGCTGTGTTATTGCACATTTCTGGAATGGCGAAACCAtctccacttttttttctcgAGAGCGCAGCTGCAGTCACGCTTctcgtgttgcagctcatatcgAGCGCGATAGTGGCAATAGAACGTACAATGCAATTTGTACCATGTAGTTTCACAAAATATTTACTATAGAGGGAACTATGGCGCTGGTGTCTACAGGAGTTGCAATAGGAGCGGTagagccagcatgggaattatggaaagtacatggatttgcctacactttgtccttctggcttcaagcggcttCGCGACTTTTTGAGCTCGTCATTTTGAACTATGTTCTGAGTAacaaataataaaacaaacattattaaaattttccgacggcaggattcgaacacaggaccgcTAGCACAGAAACCTGATATTGACACCATTACGGCCTGGAcccatgcatcgacaagcgatatGAAACACCCTTATTAATTcatcgcgggcaagccagtgccttgagacgcttggcgcgtttcgatttggccacatCCACAAGATCAAtcattgcaattagtagcgattgtgcgtgtttgcAGCGcattctgcacttcgaagagtatagactgttctgaaatttacgacaatgcaggcatataaagcgtaataaagaaagctacaagaacgtctgaatccacaagcacgaagatcagccaaatccatgtacttcccatcattcccatggtcgCTGaatgattgcagcgccagagttccctataATATAttctaggaaactctatggtttgtACAGCGTGGTTAGGCAGCGCTATCTTCGGAAATGGCCCACGAGAACGGCTAGACATGGTTAGTTTCCGAAGACTGCCAAGCGCATTAGGACACTTCCGGGTAGGAATACCTCGACGGCTCTCATACCTTCATTTCCACGCATGCCAAATCGCAGGTTCAACATAAACTTAGTAAAGGCGAAAAGCTTGGTGCAACATCGCTACTTTATTTTGTCCGCCGGCACGGTTCGACGGCACGCCCGACAAGACTTTTCTCTAAGGCTGGCTTCCACCGCACGCATCAAAACCTTCGTGGCCCTTCTTCTGCGTCTTGAGCAGTTCCTGCTGAATGTTGGGCGACACACCACCCTCGGCTATGGTGACGTTCCGCAACAACTTGCTCAGCTCCTCGTCGTCACGCACAGCCACCTGCAAATGACGCGGAGTGATGCGCGTCTTGTTATTGCGGTGAGCCGCAATCCCCGCCGGCTCGAGCATCTCAGCCGTTAAATATTGCAGAACGGCCGCCATGTAGACCGGGGCGCCGGCCCCGATGTGATCTGCGTAGTGGCCATGTCTCATGAGGCCGTGGATACGACCCACCGAGAAAAGAAGGCCAGCCCGCCGGGATCGAGACCCCTTCCCAGTCTTGGTCGCCTTGTCTGCTAGAGCCCGGCCGGTCATCACCTGACCACAAGAGCGGCTGGGTACAAAGTGGATGGCCTGAAATGATCGGAAAACAGCAGAGCTGTCAGAGAAGGCATAAGAGAAGGCAAAAGAACGCTATCGCTTTAAACCGAAAACGTTTCAGTTTGACGTTTGTTGTTCAGACACAATAGTGGACTGAATATTACCATGTCGGTTTTTCACCTGTCGTACCAGCCACTGATTACGAGCGTTTTTTGGAACAACAAACTAGAAAAtctgaaaaattcaattagaaaCATGCAATAATGGAATACCTTAGTATTTTCTCACGCGCCTGCGGTAGTGTTGCAAGGAAGCAAATGAAACGACGACAGTTACTTTAAGGTTGTGTCCTTTATAGTTCCTCTcaagctacccgccgtggttgctcagtggctatggtgttaggctgctgagcacgaggtcgcgggatcgaatcccggccacggcggccgcatttcgatgggggcaaaatgcgaaaacacccgtgtacttagatttaggtgcacgttaaaagaaccccaggtggtcgaaatttccggagtcctcccctacggcgtgcctcataatcagaaagtggttttggcacgtaaaaccccaaaatttaataaGTTCCTCTCAAGTTCTACAGCTGCGTATTAGCGGTGCTGTCGGTATGGTCTCTGAAAGTTCCCACCAACAGTGGAGAGTTGCGGTcactgtcagttgcacttcgctcctcggaGAGGCAGGACATGCATGTGTCGAATGGACTCCTGAACAATACTtcgcaatgtggtgaacgtggtttaaaGGACAACTCCGGTGATCTTTTTTgccatgtcaaggtaatggaatTTTCGGGTTCCCGAGACCCCCTTGTCAGGCGTCTTATAGTagaattgttccgcaaatatgaaaataattttaagaaagcgaattccggccacggcggccgcatttcgatgggcgcaaaatgcgaaaacacccgtgtacttagatttaggtgcacgtatacgttaaagaaccccaggtggtccaaatatcAGGAGTCCCCCgatacggcgtgtctcataatcagatcgtggttttggcacgtaaaaccccatagtctaatttttaaaatgcaaaaaaaaaaatcggaataATGAAAGTGAAACCCGACCGAGCAGTCGTGcgaacctcttcgtgtgacgtcacgagcgGTACACCCGCGGGGAAGGCGCGCAAAGCACGCCGGTCTCGCCGAATGGGATGAAGAAGGTGGCAAAAAGCAGACGCTCAGTTGATTCGTGACCGCGCCGGATCTTCGTGTGACAACGTCAGCGGCACCAGCTCTCCGAATCTGTCAAACAGTGATCGCCACAATTCAGACGGATTAAATAGCCACGAATCGCCGTCCGCATTCGACCCGCTACCCGGAGAGCCAGCGCACATGTGCAACATATTgcgctgcaacatgaagaccacgtgctgcttgctattttaggtgttttgCACCTTTTCAAGCGCTTCGCATAGTCACTATAAGACGTCGAATACCGCATATCAATTCTGCAGAATGCAGAAGTGAAAATTGTCGTCCACCCGTATGAAGCACGAAGCCAAAAAAGAAACCCACCGaaatacacaaaaacaaaaacgagACAACAAGTGATCAAGCGTTGTGGCCCTGCATGGATCAGCAGCGTAATCCAACTTTTTAGGTCTGTTTAAGAAGGTTCCCGCGTTCCCCGCTCGCGATACGGGTTtctcaaaataataataataataataataataataataataataataataataatagtaatagtaataataataataataataataataatacaaaaagAAGCTTCGTAggggaaaaattcgtcctggtccgggatccGAACCCGCGACATAAGACTTTCCGGGTGGTCGTTCTACCATCCCAGGTACCAGGAAGCTAGCAGATTGCAGCGCGAGGGCGAATCAATCGACGACTCGAATATCGGGCACCTGCAAATCAATTCAGCGGAACCCCGAATTTTcactcaactgcgaagctttgtttctggGAAACCCGTAacgagtttcctttgtagcttcgtgctacatacgGGTGAATTACACATTTTATTTCACTATAAGATGTCGTGAAGCACTTCTTGCCACATCTGTATCCCGGAAAAACGCAGCTGACGGTCCAAAGCACCGACCGGTACATTTGTTTACATCGGGAGCATGCTCGAGAGCAAGGGAGCTTGCTCTGCTATGCATACTACCAGCATGCTCTTCGTCGTCTTTTACACCATAACACAATGTGTAGTTAATCTATTGAAGCAACAAGTATAGAGCGCCAATTCCACTGAAGCACTCTCATCATGCCCTCAGGCGGCGAGAGCACCTCAGTGGCAATTGCTCTCTCCAAAATAAAATATGTTAACTCGGCGACGTTAGGGGCCTTTCTTAGCTTTAGAATGGGGGCGAGAATTTGGGGCAGCATTCATGGGAGAGCCGCGACGCTTGGGGGCCCGCGACCCCACATCCGCGCTCGATGCACCATTCGGCTCTAAGTTACTGAGACCAGCTACATTTGATCCCTTGTCAGGGAAAGAAGGCTTAACATTTTCCTTACTCCCCATTGGTGAAGTGGACGTGTTGAGCTCAGGTACTGCATTAGGTTTTGACAATGCAAGAGGTACAGAAGTTGCCTGCAGCAGCTGCATTAATTGTGCGGGAACAATTTGCGATATACAATCAGTCACACTTTCAACGAGCCGTTCCATGACACTAGCCATCCTACAGAAGCTGCAATCCCTTCTGAAATGGTTGAATCCAtggcagcagtctgccgcactataACACCAGCGTAACCACGTGATATTTCCTTTCCGCGACAGTAACCTCTCTGCAGGAGCAACACCTCTTATTACCTCAAGAATTTGAACTTCCTGTGCTCGAGAAGGACAGTCGGAATAATTAGCTTAATGGGTTCCTCCTAATAGGCAACTCTTCACTGTTTGAGTGAGGTACTCATTGCCCGAATGTCCCTCACCACAGATGTAGCAACGAGGGCTAGACTTGCAGCCTCCCGCGCtgtgcccaaaacgctgacaacTACGGCATCGTAACGAGCGCGATGCAAAAGCGTCTACACCGAGAACTAGTGTCCAGATTTTTAATTCTGAGAGACATGATGTACCTGCAAACCCAGAAGTCACGGATTCTGTAGGTACACACGCATCATCAGACATACAGTTGCACCGACAGATGGCGATAACAATATCGTGTTATCGCCATCTAGTGTTATGGCGATAGTGTTTCTGACGGACTCAGTCGAGAGTCCACACCACGCATTATTCCCTTCGTGCAAGCCAGATAAGGCGGAATGAATGCGTTCACCTTGACGGAGCCAAACGAGGAACATTTTAGTAGATCGGCTACACATGCCTCGTCTGGCGATCTGCAGACAATGCCTTGCCTCCTCGCCCAAATTGGCGAACGTCTGTGATATCCGGATAGTGATGAGTCACAGCTTTAAGACCCGTCTGAATTGCTTCCATGTTGTTGATTCGAATGGAGCCGTCATTAAAAGTTACCAGCGCCACCGGTACGCTGCTCACTCCACTACGAAAGAAGGTTTGATTTGATCAGGAGGGACAGAAGCTGACCAGGGGAAGCGCCCTTGGCCAGGCGAGCAGGTCGTCATGAGGACGGGCTGACTGTCTCGGTCAAAACAGTACAGCCTACTGTAGCTTATTGTCAAGAATCAAGCTTAAACCATCCAACACCTAGCCTAGCACCCCACAGCGCTTACGTGACCACGAGGCCTAACCAGTGAAGCCGCCACGTAGATCGAACGGAGCTGGAAACGCCTTGCCAAGAGAAGATGGCTTGCTTCCTTACTTGCTtgctggcttgcttgcttgcttgcttgcttgcttgcttgcttgttcctcACTTGTAGCGTTTACCCTATACAGGGCATCGGCCAATAAGCCGCGGTTGAAGGTTAAAgggaaggggagagagaaaaaCCTAAACGGAAAAACAAATCAGTCGCGATCAGATGATCGCGATTGATGCGACCAGTGGCGCTAAATGATATTCGATCATGCCATTTAAATATGTAGTGGGCAGGAGTTAGGCATTTGAATAAAAGATATCATCAAATTCAATCTTTATATTACGCAAGGGCTTGTCTGTGCAAATGACCTCGCGTATATTAACGTTTAGTGGATTTAGCTCAGCTTGTACAAACAATACCTGAAGTCTATGTAAGCGGGAACAATGCTCATTGAAAAATGCCTTCATTTCACTAATAAATACAAATTGTGATCGCCTCAAAGAAGATTCATAAATGTTTAAATACGTATTTACTCGCCCCTGGGTGCAGAACGagacctcttctttttcttccttgcaCTTATGGCGCTACCCATGAAGGAAGGATTGGCCATGGTTCGCAATGGAAACATAATATGAGATTCTGGCTTCCTACATTTAGTTATTAGTGATAATAAATATAACATGTAGCTCTCGCTTTTCCCTTCTTCGTTCCAACTGCACATAACATTATTAGCCTGTAGCTTTCAAAAACGaagtctttcttttatttttaacaataaataaataaaatgaggaCTTATGATCCCCAGCTGGCTTCCTTCTCCGGAAGTGAAAAAGCTATTTCCACATGCCTTGTTATGCCGGCTACACAGTTCTACACGCGCTACACCGGAAGTAAAATGTTTTCATTAGAGATTCTTTCTCTCTGCCTCCTAAGAGAATACAGTGTCATCATTTGAACAGCGAGGCaatgtacactgtaaaaaaagctGTGAACttgaagaaaatttacagaaattttctgtgccgcaaaataaattttctttcaaTGCTGTGTGACAGAAACATATTTAAAAAATAGTAATGCGCTGTTCTTCTTGATCTCCACCCTAGGTAGAGAGCAAAAAGAAGTAAAATATAACCGTTCTAAATTATTGTAACCGCGTAAAAACTATAAATAACATTTTATAAATAGGAGCTGTACTTTCTCACCGCATCAGCGGCACAAATTATCCTATTGGATTCCGCTCCAGGACGCTGCCCAAATCAGAACGCAGCTATTCTCAGCCAGTAAAGGAAGCGTTGGCGTTTGTATTTGTTATTACACGATTTAAGGACTACTTATGTGGCAAAAGTTTGTTTTGGTCACAGACCGTATACCCCTGACGGGTTTGTTCAACCCAGGAAAAGCCATTGCTCCCATGGCAGCGGCTAGGATTCAGCAGTGGGCGCTTTTCTTAGACAGCTATCAGCACACGCTGCAGTGTCGCAGAGGTACGGAAGACTCGAATGCTGATGCCTTAAGTCGCTTGTCGTTACCGAACAAGCTGCAAGATGAAAGTACAGAGGATCCGACAGAGTATGTCCTTTACTCTGAGTTTTTGGAAAGGAAGGCCGTTAGTGTCAGTGAAGTGGCAGATTTGACAGATACGGATCCGACGCTGCAGCAAGTGAAATATTGAATTAAAAGGAGGCTGGCCGAAATTTTTTGTCTGAAGAGCAAATTCTGTACCAGCCGTACTTAAGCAAGAAGGATGGGCTCACTTACTGTCATGATTCGGTATACTGGGGACATCACCATCGTGCTTCCCGTAGCTCTAACCAGTCGCATCTCGAACTTGTTCAACGAAACACACCCAGGCATGGCGGCCATAAAGAACATAGCAAGATCCCTGTCCTGGTTTCTAGGTGTGGATGGTGAAATTGAGCGGTTGATGCGTGAATGTCCTGCTTGTGCTCAAGCTGCGGCGATGCCTCCAGCGCGAACTCCTGTTACATGGCCCAAAACGGGAGAAAAATGGCGCCGGTTACACGGTGATTATGCACCCATTGAAGGACACATGATATTCCTGGTCATAGATTCAGAAGCAAAGTGGATAGGAGCACATGCAATGAAATCAGCTACGGCACAAACGACAGTGGATGCCCCCAGGGCTATGTTTGAGAGGTTCTGCCTAACGCGCACACTTGTGAATAATAACGGACCTCAGTTCACAGGCTTCCATTTCCGTAATTTCCTGGCTCAAGACCAAGTACAACACTTGACTACCGCGCCCTATCAACCGCAATCAAATGGTTTAGCGGAGAGGACCTTAAGAACCCCAAAAGAAGCATTGAAGAAAAACAATGGAATCCAGCTGCAAACACGGATTGCAAGATTTTTGTTCCGTTATCGTCACACGTCAGTGAAGGAAGGGAAGTCACCAACAGAGCTCTTGCTGGGATATCCAGTAAGGACAAAGCTCGACTGCATCATGCCGACCGCCGAGGCAGCAAACGCAGAGCCATGCACTGAACACCAGCAGCGATGGCAAGTTGGACAGCGTGTGTGGACTCTCCGGCCACGGAAAAAAATTAATACCTGGTATCGTGCGtgatagaaaaagaaagcgcatggTCACAGTGGATGCGGCTCGAGAAACGTAACGGCGGCGTCTTGACCAAATGTGACGTTGGGACGCCTCGGCCACGGAATCGTGCGACACCGAGAGGGTAACGCCCCGTCAAGGACTTTCGTACGGAAGTGCCGAAGACTATCTCCGTCAACTGAACCTTTGCGTCTCTCAAAGAGACAACACCGTCCTCGAGAGCGTTTGAACTTAGAAGGGGGGAAGAATATGTGGTATCATCATCACCAGCGAGAAGCGGGCCTCGGGCTCGTGACGCTCGCGCTATTGGCGACAttagtgagttttttttttttcctttttccggcTGACGTGGAACAAAGCAACGTTGCACAAATGCACGACTGAAGGCTGTTTCACACGGCGCGATTGGGAcaaaaaaaaatcgttctgccgcgcccATCGCAGAGCAGTTTTCGCTGGCAGCTTTGACTGGTTGTCATGCGTCGCAGAAGCCAATTTAAGAGGTGACTAGTTTTCTTTTCTAGTACATTACAAAGAGTGAATGACGTAATAATATTACCCGATAATTTCCGCGTGTTGATAACATAAAACAAGACTACAATGCACGCAAAGCAAATTCAGGCGGGCAGTGACAAAATTTACGTTAATACGAAGTCATCCACTATATGgcctgcttcataatcatatcatggttatGGCGATGGCGCACAGGAAACCCAGGATTCAATTTATTCTTTAATGCGAAACACTCTTGTTGAGTGTAGCACGGTTTTTCCTGCCATCTGCCATCGATGTAACTGTTTTCGTCGGCAGATCCAGAAGGTAGTGAAGCCTCGTCTTTATGGCTTCCCTTCGCTCTCGGCTTCCTGGAAATGCGCGCCGAGGTTCTTCCACAAGTGCGATTGTTCCTATTATCCTTGTCTGACCGCTTTTATCTAACCTCTTTCGTGGTGCTATTTCAATTAATAAAAGATGATTTTAAATTTCTACAGTGCGGGcgaaatcgaacccacgtcacgtAGTTTCCTCAAGCATAGCAGCCCGACGCTTTAGCGCGCTGCGCATCGCCCAAAGAACCTTTTCTCACCATGCCGAGTTCGAGGAACGTAAGCGTAAAGCGCTACGGGGCTACTCGTCGTCATTATGCGGCTCAGAAGCCTGAGGGCCGCGCTGCCCTACTGACACTAAAACGGAACGCCGAACGTGAAGGCTATCCAAACGGAGCAAACGAAGTTACATCAATGTAATGAAACGTTTAATCTTCACCAACCACTGTATTATTCCCGCTGCACATACCACCAGTTCGCACGCACATTGCAGCTGCGACCGTTGTCTCGCTTATAGCGGTATTGCTCAAGTTTGCGCGTGCGGActtgacccttctctggatcgcacttCGCAGCCGCTCGCTAGCGCTTCCGCAACAGCCCAAACAGTCAACAGCTGTGAcgcctaacccgcggttcgcagtcaGTGCAAAAACGCATCGGGTGAACTGCGCTCCTCCAAAGCGGTGCAGAGGGAGTCTCCACGCGTTCGAAGAAAGGGGAAAGTAAGGAAAGGGGTGCCTTGGCTGCGGCGTAGCGGTAAGGCAGGAAAAGTCGCGGGAGAAGCTAAAGTCCCCTCTCCATGCAACTTTTCTGCGAGCTCGCGCTTAATTATCTCGTGATAACCACGCACGGCCGCTCTAAAGATATCGGAATGCGCGTGCATTCCCACATGCTCCATAAAATTAAACCAATTCGTGGGCACATTTTTTCTCACCGAACAATTGCGATGCTTCGTATCACGTACGCTCAACTGGGCTGCCGTTatttttttagagcgaagctgttaagggctactttccccactttCGTGGCCG includes:
- the LOC126547755 gene encoding histone H2A-like yields the protein MTGRALADKATKTGKGSRSRRAGLLFSVGRIHGLMRHGHYADHIGAGAPVYMAAVLQYLTAEMLEPAGIAAHRNNKTRITPRHLQVAVRDDEELSKLLRNVTIAEGGVSPNIQQELLKTQKKGHEGFDACGGSQP